The Spirosoma radiotolerans genome has a window encoding:
- a CDS encoding DUF389 domain-containing protein: protein MIVNDSQNPQTNRTDPLSRFSHMIRDRFSLEADKADDAGIIQSISRGIEFRGVNLWTLIFAIFIASIGLNVNSTAVIIGAMLISPLMGPIMGIGLGIGINDLTMIQRALKNLGIAVFISLSTSTLYFFVSPLHIAQSELLARTSPTVWDAFIAFFGGLAGIVAGTRRDKVTNVIPGVAIATALMPPLCTAGYGLSTGNLYYFAGAFYLFLINSVCISLATFLIVRFLNFHQKEYPSSDVERRVRHTIWLAVLIVVVPSSYLGYQIVRKTIFEQSAKRFVTNECNFQYRQVINYTARFNRRQSVLELSLVGEPLPKDSINLLRAKMPAYGLNEVNLVVRQGSFKDTEIDVDALKTTLADQVIQYSQATITRKDHTIDSLRRYIDLTQTSRLAVADLRNELKTLVPDVQTFAAAPSLVMNASSNKPDTVMLVYARFSRRHTTSEKRRIERWLQSRTKSKKIKLLVE, encoded by the coding sequence ATGATCGTTAATGATTCACAAAACCCACAAACTAACCGTACGGACCCGCTCTCCCGCTTTAGCCACATGATTCGGGACCGGTTCAGCCTGGAAGCAGACAAGGCGGACGATGCAGGAATCATTCAGTCGATTAGCCGAGGCATCGAGTTCCGGGGCGTGAACCTATGGACGCTCATTTTCGCCATCTTCATTGCCTCCATTGGGCTCAATGTCAATTCCACCGCTGTTATTATCGGCGCCATGCTTATTTCTCCACTCATGGGCCCGATCATGGGCATTGGTCTGGGCATTGGCATCAATGACCTGACCATGATCCAGCGGGCGCTGAAAAACCTAGGCATTGCTGTCTTTATCAGTCTGTCGACTTCAACCCTCTACTTCTTCGTCAGTCCGCTGCACATTGCCCAGTCGGAGCTATTGGCCCGCACCTCGCCCACCGTCTGGGATGCATTTATCGCTTTTTTCGGTGGACTAGCGGGCATTGTTGCGGGAACACGGCGCGATAAAGTGACCAATGTTATTCCTGGGGTTGCCATTGCTACAGCGCTCATGCCGCCCCTGTGTACAGCTGGTTACGGCCTGTCGACCGGCAACCTGTATTACTTTGCCGGGGCATTTTACCTGTTTCTCATCAACAGTGTCTGCATCAGCCTGGCCACCTTTCTAATTGTTCGGTTTCTAAATTTTCATCAGAAAGAATATCCATCGTCTGATGTAGAACGCCGGGTTCGGCATACCATCTGGCTGGCCGTTCTCATCGTTGTTGTACCCAGCAGTTACCTGGGTTATCAGATTGTTCGCAAAACGATTTTTGAGCAATCGGCCAAGCGATTTGTTACGAACGAATGTAATTTTCAGTACCGGCAGGTGATCAATTATACGGCCCGGTTCAATCGGCGGCAGAGTGTGCTGGAACTCTCTCTGGTCGGCGAACCGCTACCCAAGGATTCGATCAATCTGTTACGGGCCAAAATGCCAGCCTATGGCCTGAACGAGGTGAATCTGGTTGTCAGGCAGGGCAGTTTTAAAGATACGGAAATCGACGTAGATGCCCTTAAAACGACACTGGCCGATCAGGTTATTCAATACAGTCAAGCCACCATTACCCGAAAAGATCATACCATCGACTCGCTGCGTCGGTACATTGACCTCACTCAGACCTCCCGCTTAGCGGTGGCCGACCTGCGAAATGAACTTAAAACCCTTGTACCGGATGTGCAAACGTTTGCAGCGGCTCCGTCGCTGGTGATGAATGCAAGCAGTAACAAACCCGACACGGTGATGCTCGTTTATGCACGGTTCTCCCGTCGGCATACAACGAGCGAAAAACGCCGGATTGAACGCTGGCTGCAAAGCCGTACGAAGAGCAAAAAAATAAAACTGCTGGTCGAATAA
- a CDS encoding DUF305 domain-containing protein, translating to MEANQMNQQPMKGGNYLRFFLMLGVSFVIMHLTMYLNTEKADHLYLSTNRLYMTTLMITTMAVVMLLFMRSMYQNTRTNTMIIVGSVILFAAALFGVRNQVFIDDERFMQSMIPHHSIAILVSKQANLKDPEVKELARSIIDAQEREIAQMKQILSRLDKK from the coding sequence ATGGAAGCGAACCAGATGAACCAACAGCCAATGAAAGGAGGGAATTACCTTCGGTTCTTTCTGATGCTGGGCGTATCCTTTGTGATCATGCACCTGACCATGTATCTGAACACAGAAAAGGCGGATCACTTGTATCTAAGCACAAACCGACTGTATATGACCACGCTCATGATTACGACGATGGCAGTTGTGATGCTGTTATTTATGCGCTCTATGTATCAGAACACCCGAACGAACACGATGATCATCGTAGGGAGTGTAATCCTATTTGCGGCTGCTTTGTTTGGCGTCCGAAACCAGGTTTTCATCGATGATGAACGGTTCATGCAGTCGATGATTCCTCATCATTCGATTGCCATTCTGGTTAGCAAACAAGCCAATTTGAAAGATCCTGAAGTTAAAGAGCTAGCTCGTTCTATTATCGACGCCCAGGAACGGGAGATTGCTCAGATGAAGCAAATTCTGTCGAGACTGGACAAAAAATAA
- a CDS encoding mechanosensitive ion channel family protein, protein MTYLLIFLQPPRVNEPPFTLNGGLILFWRTVRDFLKGTAERLPYLLVGIFVFVLFWLLGKLLRKVINKVAVKTHAIDDMLANLVSRIVSTLVTILGFLVACVIFFPSFKPGDIIAGLGITSVAIGFAFKDILQNFFAGLLILWRRPFKVGDQIKINSFEGTVEDINMRSTRLKTYDGERVILPNGDVYTSSILVRTAYDKRRVKFVVGIGYPDSIDQARRVIHGVLSRIDGVLKEPSPWVYVSELAGSSVNLTVYFWVESHQANVLKVSDQVVTGIKLALDEASIDMPYPHSVILLEKQPDGPAILSRPPVATPDKTPDRHPQSAKRHSCSSARN, encoded by the coding sequence ATGACTTACCTACTGATTTTTCTGCAACCCCCTCGCGTTAATGAACCCCCATTTACGCTCAATGGTGGCCTGATCCTGTTCTGGCGCACCGTTCGTGATTTCCTGAAAGGCACTGCTGAGCGGCTGCCTTACCTGCTAGTTGGCATTTTTGTCTTCGTACTGTTCTGGCTGCTGGGTAAACTCCTGCGGAAAGTTATCAACAAAGTGGCGGTTAAAACCCACGCTATTGATGATATGCTGGCTAATCTGGTCAGCCGTATTGTGAGTACGCTGGTCACCATTCTGGGTTTTCTGGTCGCCTGCGTCATTTTCTTTCCGTCGTTTAAGCCGGGCGATATTATCGCCGGATTGGGGATCACATCCGTAGCCATAGGCTTTGCCTTCAAAGACATTCTCCAGAACTTCTTTGCGGGCCTGCTTATCCTGTGGCGTCGCCCGTTCAAAGTTGGGGACCAGATTAAGATCAATAGTTTCGAAGGCACCGTTGAAGACATCAACATGCGCTCGACCCGGTTGAAAACCTACGACGGCGAGCGCGTTATTCTGCCAAACGGGGATGTCTATACCAGCTCGATTCTTGTCCGGACGGCCTACGATAAACGTCGGGTGAAGTTTGTGGTGGGCATTGGTTATCCCGATTCGATTGACCAAGCCCGTCGCGTCATTCACGGTGTTTTGAGTCGTATTGACGGCGTCCTCAAGGAGCCTTCCCCCTGGGTATACGTTTCCGAACTGGCAGGCTCATCAGTAAACTTGACGGTTTATTTCTGGGTGGAGTCGCATCAGGCCAATGTTCTGAAGGTGAGTGACCAGGTGGTGACGGGTATAAAACTGGCCCTCGATGAAGCCAGCATCGATATGCCGTATCCGCATTCGGTGATCCTGCTGGAAAAACAACCCGACGGACCGGCCATTCTGTCCCGCCCACCCGTGGCCACGCCCGACAAGACGCCTGACCGACATCCGCAGTCTGCAAAACGTCACTCATGCTCCTCGGCCAGAAATTAA
- a CDS encoding SpoIIAA family protein codes for MIKPIEFQADNIIGFQMTGKITEADIKQWSSVLDQQSNRHDKLRVYIEYNDVDAVSLKAVLADLKFDLTHLGDFEKAALVADQSWTTVPASLANLIPNLQAKQFSMDQKDEAKQWIAS; via the coding sequence ATGATTAAGCCAATTGAATTCCAGGCCGATAACATTATTGGCTTCCAGATGACAGGTAAGATTACCGAAGCCGACATAAAGCAGTGGTCTTCAGTGCTGGACCAGCAAAGCAACAGACATGATAAACTAAGAGTGTACATCGAGTACAACGATGTAGATGCCGTATCCCTCAAGGCGGTACTGGCTGATCTGAAGTTTGACCTGACTCACCTTGGCGATTTTGAAAAAGCAGCATTAGTGGCCGATCAAAGCTGGACAACAGTACCGGCCAGCCTCGCCAATCTTATTCCGAACTTGCAAGCCAAACAATTTTCAATGGACCAGAAGGACGAGGCCAAACAATGGATTGCCAGCTGA
- a CDS encoding DUF1622 domain-containing protein — translation MEEFIKAATLLSARWIEAGAATVIAVASLRALGGFLLAIATDHSLAVPKEEIRLSLGRSLALALELELGADILKTAVAPTWNDIGLLAAIAVLRTALNYFLERELRNAEQRDDSWRIKPGASGVDPANKPA, via the coding sequence ATGGAAGAATTTATTAAGGCCGCTACTTTACTATCGGCTCGCTGGATAGAAGCCGGGGCCGCCACCGTAATCGCGGTCGCATCACTGCGGGCGCTGGGTGGTTTTTTACTGGCGATTGCTACCGACCACAGTCTGGCGGTTCCCAAAGAAGAAATTCGACTATCGCTGGGTCGTTCGCTGGCCCTGGCCTTGGAATTAGAATTAGGCGCCGATATTTTAAAGACGGCTGTTGCACCAACCTGGAATGACATTGGTCTGTTAGCCGCCATTGCCGTATTGAGAACGGCTCTCAATTACTTTCTCGAACGCGAATTACGTAACGCCGAGCAACGAGACGATTCCTGGCGCATCAAACCTGGGGCATCCGGCGTTGATCCGGCCAACAAGCCCGCCTAG
- a CDS encoding DUF2254 domain-containing protein: MTTQLQQYWQQLKESLWFVPGLMVLSSFGLAYGLVEFDVHTSWQGQKRLPLLFGTGADGARGMLSAISSSMLTVAALAFSLTLATITQVSSQYSPRVLRNFMRDRVNQVVMGYFVSVFAYCLIVLGTIRGTDEVKFVPATAVLIGLILALGGVVALIFFIHHIAESLQTGTIVQHIFHETSKAIENLFPDRFGEPIDDPKKAEAALHYADEQAGWHPVQTSQSGYLQRINTNGLLKWASHNHVVLRIEKEMGAFVGEGTVLFSVRSGMERPDPAEADWPNDLMIYVSIGRHRNVEQDVAFGIQQLVDIALKALSPGINDTTTAIMAVDYLGAVGEQLARREFPSRLRSDGQHLRVLLRSSSFEDYIRLAFDLPRINAKGNFAVFRRLLRALALVNEAACSNDRKSILSKQASLLMTYSEQTLDSDYERQQVHDLYTKLRKTWS; encoded by the coding sequence ATGACGACCCAGCTCCAACAGTATTGGCAACAACTTAAGGAATCACTCTGGTTTGTACCCGGCCTGATGGTGCTATCATCGTTTGGATTGGCCTATGGGTTGGTTGAGTTCGATGTGCATACCAGTTGGCAGGGCCAAAAACGCCTGCCTCTTTTATTTGGAACAGGTGCGGACGGAGCCAGAGGCATGCTATCGGCTATTTCCAGCTCCATGCTCACGGTAGCTGCGCTGGCTTTTTCCCTGACGCTGGCCACCATTACGCAGGTAAGCAGCCAGTACTCGCCCCGCGTGTTGCGTAACTTTATGCGTGACCGGGTCAATCAGGTAGTCATGGGCTACTTCGTGAGCGTTTTTGCCTACTGTCTCATCGTGCTGGGTACCATTCGGGGAACGGATGAAGTGAAATTCGTTCCTGCTACGGCCGTGCTGATCGGTCTGATCCTGGCCCTGGGTGGGGTAGTAGCCCTGATCTTTTTTATCCACCATATCGCTGAATCCCTGCAGACAGGCACCATCGTTCAGCATATTTTTCACGAAACTAGCAAAGCCATCGAGAACCTGTTTCCTGACCGGTTTGGCGAACCCATCGACGACCCTAAAAAGGCAGAAGCTGCCCTGCACTACGCCGATGAACAGGCGGGCTGGCATCCCGTTCAGACCAGCCAATCGGGCTACCTGCAACGGATCAATACCAACGGTCTGTTAAAATGGGCCAGCCACAACCACGTTGTACTACGGATTGAAAAAGAAATGGGTGCTTTTGTGGGTGAAGGCACGGTGCTCTTCAGCGTTCGTAGCGGCATGGAGCGGCCCGACCCCGCCGAAGCTGACTGGCCCAATGACCTAATGATATACGTGAGTATTGGCCGACACCGCAATGTTGAGCAAGACGTTGCTTTTGGCATTCAGCAGTTGGTGGACATTGCCTTGAAAGCGCTCTCGCCAGGCATCAATGACACCACGACCGCCATAATGGCGGTGGATTACCTGGGGGCTGTCGGCGAACAACTCGCCCGGCGCGAATTCCCTTCCCGGCTGCGTTCCGATGGCCAGCACCTGCGGGTGCTATTGCGAAGTTCGAGCTTCGAGGATTACATCCGGCTGGCATTCGACCTCCCACGCATCAATGCGAAAGGCAACTTCGCCGTCTTTCGCCGGTTGCTACGGGCACTGGCGCTGGTCAATGAAGCTGCCTGTTCTAACGATCGCAAATCGATTTTGAGTAAACAGGCTTCTCTACTGATGACTTACTCGGAGCAGACACTTGACAGCGATTATGAAAGACAACAAGTGCATGATTTGTATACAAAACTTAGGAAGACGTGGTCGTAA
- a CDS encoding tetratricopeptide repeat protein, which produces MKTQLTCLLFSGVAGAIYAQTPTPDANTLMNLGRFDEAKIILTQNAQQNPSAQTYFDAGYGYLRAGQPDSARTWFDKGISLDEKRIPLNQTGLAITYLVKNDKTNAEPKLNELVDKSKGKNAEILYRIGEAYTGYLTPGNGSIKPVYPKAVDAAKAIDYLNRAADRDKKNAAIQLALGDAHYLNKDAGTAVSRYESALELGMNASRVYQRIGDIYWQGRNLNLAVENYKKAIDANPTYAPAYNQLAELYFLVNRYKEAANYIDQYVDVSKDKRQETLLRQAQFHFLAKDYQRTVNMIDSNRTALAQNPIVYRIEGWAYSSLKQPQKAIQNITTFLEKAPDKVMPDDYKYLGNAYLGIDNPGSDSLKAINDSLGIMNLAKAAPFDTTENLYSTMAKYYYRSKKHPQAVAALDSAARHGFKADGQDLFRYGMSNYTLGFQHDSLGKLIRDTTRFALADSALALSQQVTPDYAPTVLYRAKANYYAYPPEEAVRKGKAKPYFEQFINMVADKPDDRNRYKKDLILAFKYLISYNELVTQDANARNEWLQKGLSFFPENKDLAKIAAPETDTANQ; this is translated from the coding sequence ATGAAAACGCAACTCACATGCTTACTTTTTTCAGGTGTCGCGGGAGCCATCTATGCGCAAACCCCGACGCCCGATGCGAATACCCTGATGAACCTTGGGCGGTTTGACGAAGCCAAAATAATCCTGACCCAAAATGCGCAACAGAATCCGTCGGCACAAACCTATTTCGACGCTGGTTACGGTTATCTGAGGGCCGGCCAGCCAGACTCGGCCCGCACGTGGTTTGACAAAGGAATCTCGTTGGATGAAAAGCGTATTCCGCTCAATCAGACGGGGTTGGCCATTACGTATCTGGTCAAAAACGATAAGACCAATGCAGAACCAAAGCTTAATGAATTGGTCGATAAGAGTAAAGGCAAAAACGCGGAGATTCTGTACCGAATCGGTGAAGCGTATACGGGTTACTTAACCCCCGGTAACGGCTCAATCAAACCAGTTTATCCCAAGGCCGTGGATGCTGCCAAAGCCATCGACTACCTGAACCGGGCGGCCGACCGGGATAAGAAAAACGCAGCCATTCAGCTTGCCCTGGGCGATGCGCACTACCTGAACAAAGATGCCGGAACGGCCGTATCGCGTTATGAAAGCGCCCTTGAACTGGGCATGAACGCTTCGCGCGTGTACCAGCGAATCGGCGATATTTACTGGCAGGGACGGAATCTGAACCTGGCAGTCGAAAATTACAAAAAAGCCATCGACGCCAATCCGACCTATGCACCGGCCTATAATCAACTGGCAGAGTTATATTTCCTGGTCAACCGCTACAAAGAAGCCGCCAATTATATTGATCAATATGTGGACGTATCAAAGGATAAGCGCCAGGAAACACTATTGCGGCAGGCTCAATTTCATTTTCTGGCCAAAGACTACCAGCGTACGGTCAATATGATCGACAGCAATCGGACTGCGCTGGCGCAGAATCCGATTGTTTACCGAATTGAAGGCTGGGCCTATTCCTCTCTGAAACAACCGCAAAAGGCCATTCAGAACATCACTACGTTTCTGGAAAAAGCGCCGGACAAAGTCATGCCGGACGATTATAAATACTTGGGTAATGCCTACTTAGGTATCGACAATCCGGGCAGCGATTCGCTCAAAGCAATCAATGATTCTCTGGGGATAATGAACCTCGCTAAAGCCGCTCCGTTCGATACAACGGAGAATCTGTACAGCACCATGGCTAAATATTATTACCGGTCGAAAAAACATCCGCAGGCTGTTGCCGCGCTCGACTCGGCCGCTAGACACGGTTTCAAAGCCGATGGGCAGGATTTATTCCGCTACGGCATGAGCAATTATACGCTTGGTTTTCAGCACGATAGCCTGGGCAAGCTGATCCGGGACACTACGCGCTTTGCGCTGGCCGACTCGGCGCTGGCCTTATCACAGCAAGTCACACCCGATTATGCCCCCACTGTGCTCTATCGGGCCAAGGCGAATTACTATGCGTATCCACCTGAAGAAGCCGTACGAAAGGGCAAAGCGAAGCCCTACTTTGAGCAGTTCATCAACATGGTAGCCGATAAACCAGACGACCGGAATCGTTATAAGAAAGATCTGATCCTGGCCTTTAAGTACCTGATTTCCTACAATGAGCTGGTCACCCAGGATGCAAACGCCCGAAACGAGTGGCTCCAGAAAGGTCTATCGTTTTTTCCGGAGAATAAGGACCTAGCTAAAATTGCCGCTCCCGAAACAGATACGGCCAATCAATAA
- a CDS encoding 3-keto-disaccharide hydrolase, which translates to MKNFVLLIISLAATCLLPSMHKPDEWVPLLDKDLTQWETYISYAHKLDYNGNIPKDKSGNPVQPVGYNKDETHVFSVLNEPGGPVLRISGEKYGCLFTRQSYENYHLTLQVKWGNQKYEPRKNKLRDSGILYHSIGEAGVEYWRSWMLSQEFQIMEGHMGDFWCQANSAIDIRSFQSEGVMNRVADEKQPFGTFKKGSDSYCLRSANYESPAGEWTTLELICFEGKSLHIVNGHVVMVLKDSRYTNSDGQDVPMRKGKIQLQSEAAEVFYRNIRIKPLTVMPKAYAGLF; encoded by the coding sequence ATGAAAAATTTCGTTTTGTTAATCATCAGTTTAGCAGCAACCTGTCTGCTACCATCCATGCATAAGCCCGACGAATGGGTTCCTCTTCTGGACAAAGATTTGACCCAATGGGAAACCTATATAAGCTATGCCCATAAGCTTGACTATAATGGAAATATACCCAAAGATAAGTCGGGCAATCCAGTGCAACCTGTTGGGTATAATAAAGATGAAACCCATGTTTTTTCTGTCCTGAATGAACCGGGTGGCCCCGTGCTACGGATAAGCGGGGAGAAGTATGGCTGCCTGTTTACCCGCCAGTCCTATGAAAATTACCACCTAACCCTTCAGGTCAAATGGGGTAACCAAAAATATGAACCCAGAAAAAATAAATTACGTGATTCGGGCATACTCTATCATTCGATTGGCGAAGCGGGCGTCGAGTATTGGCGTTCGTGGATGCTGTCGCAGGAATTTCAGATCATGGAAGGACATATGGGTGACTTCTGGTGTCAGGCCAACTCCGCCATTGACATCCGTTCTTTCCAATCCGAGGGCGTTATGAACCGGGTAGCAGACGAAAAACAACCGTTTGGTACCTTTAAGAAAGGCAGTGACTCCTACTGCCTTCGATCAGCAAACTACGAAAGTCCGGCTGGCGAATGGACAACTCTGGAACTGATCTGTTTTGAGGGAAAAAGCCTCCATATCGTCAATGGCCACGTAGTGATGGTCCTGAAAGACTCTCGCTATACAAACTCCGATGGGCAGGACGTGCCCATGAGAAAGGGTAAAATTCAGTTACAAAGTGAAGCAGCCGAAGTGTTTTATCGAAACATTCGCATTAAACCACTGACGGTCATGCCCAAAGCGTACGCGGGCTTATTTTGA